From the Lathyrus oleraceus cultivar Zhongwan6 chromosome 4, CAAS_Psat_ZW6_1.0, whole genome shotgun sequence genome, one window contains:
- the LOC127137581 gene encoding U11/U12 small nuclear ribonucleoprotein 31 kDa protein, which translates to MSSKKKQKRKHSDSDEDDDVFYYRYCSSSSTPNTTTGTTSSNQPQSKPNNKGSSIGGTGEPLAPSKSTLYVSNLDYSLTNSDLHTLFSTFGRIARVTVLKDRHTRLSRGVAFVQFVSRNDAQRAVAEMNKKILNGRTLTASIAADNGRAPEFIRKRVPRPQPKKPRRGFSGLRDRDGEEEGDEEEEEGGQIAAEQFDDNWASVVDDEAGERLLGRNRNDDEGLDNNKTKKKGKKAGYFRDESDHDDDD; encoded by the exons ATGTCAAGCAAGAAGAAACAGAAACGAAAACACAGCGACAGCGATGAAGACGACGACGTTTTCTACTACCGCTACTGCTCTTCGTCCTCAACCCCCAACACCACCACCGGCACCACATCCAGTAATCAACCCCAATCAAAACCGAACAACAAAGGATCATCAATAGGAGGAACAGGTGAACCCTTAGCACCATCAAAATCGACGTTATACGTTTCTAATCTAGATTACTCGCTAACAAACTCCGATCTCCATACGCTCTTCTCTACTTTCGGCCGCATCGCGCGTGTAACCGTTCTCAAAGACCGTCACACGCGCCTAAGCCGCGGTGTCGCGTTTGTCCAATTCGTTTCTCGTAATGACGCCCAACGCGCCGTGGCGGAGATGAATAAGAAGATTCTCAATGGAAGGACTCTAACTGCTTCTATTGCTGCTGATAATGGACGTGCTCCGGAGTTTATTCGGAAGCGCGT GCCACGGCCTCAGCCTAAGAAGCCGCGACGGGGATTTAGTGGGCTGAGGGATAGGGATGGGGAGGAGGAAGGTgatgaggaggaggaggagggtGGTCAGATTGCTGCGGAGCAGTTTGACGATAATTGGGCTTCTGTTGTGGATGATGAAGCGGGTGAAAGGTTGCTGGGGAGAAACAGAAATGATGATGAGGGTTTGGACAACAACAAGACgaagaagaaagggaagaaaGCTGGGTATTTCAGGGATGAGAGTGATCATGACGATGATGATTGA